The Malus domestica chromosome 13, GDT2T_hap1 genome includes a window with the following:
- the LOC103414409 gene encoding zinc finger protein JAGGED-like isoform X1 produces the protein MRPDEGNPLDLNNLPEDHFGRDGKQVADDSSSVAGSYRKKKSNAKDGKDESGKVYECRFCSLKFCKSQALGGHMNRHRQERETEQLNRARQLVFNNDNLAAPPHLGCCHPIPPGGYHHPAAAGNNIGGVDPTLPLRFPPRIFSGSSSNTLIPPPPVPAPQGGVQVQPPQPYLYPSASRPMSYPASSHYPHHQVNDYYVGHVLSNSTTGTPSYGNPNVNYGVAPAESTNYTCIGAPVGPGGGGGSGSGGGGKDGSLHVNQEEGLNWSRGYAGTPPSINRFQHGF, from the exons AT GCGACCTGACGAAGGAAACCCACTAGACCTCAACAACTTGCCTGAGGATCATTTCGGCAGGGATGGCAAACAAGTTGCCGACGACAGCTCCTCCG TTGCAGGCAGctacagaaaaaagaaaagcaatgcaaaagatggaaaagacgAGAGCGGGAAGGTCTACGAGTGTAGGTTTTGCTCCCTCAAGTTCTGCAAATCTCAGGCCCTCGGGGGACACATGAACCGCCACCGTCAAG AAAGGGAGACAGAACAACTAAACCGGGCTCGTCAGTTGGTTTTCAATAACGATAACCTAGCCGCCCCTCCTCACCTAGG ATGCTGCCATCCGATTCCCCCAGGAGGGTATCATCATCCGGCTGCTGCAGGCAACAACATTGGTGGTGTTGATCCAACATTACCTCTCAGATTCCCACCAAGAATTTTTTCTGGTTCTTCATCAAACACCCTTATACCGCCGCCACCGGTACCGGCACCGCAGGGAGGCGTACAAGTACAACCGCCTCAACCCTACTTATATCCGTCTGCGTCGCGGCCCATGTCCTACCCTGCTTCTTCCCATTACCCTCATCATCAAGTCAATGACTATTACGTTGGACATGTTCTTAGCAACAGCACTACTGGCACTCCTTCATACGGCAACCCAAATGTAAACTACGGAGTGGCACCGGCGGAGTCCACCAACTACACTTGCATTGGGGCGCCTGTGGGACCAGGAGGCGGTGGAGGtagtggtagtggtggtggtggtaaagACGGATCGCTGCACGTGAATCAGGAAGAAGGATTGAATTGGAGCAGGGGCTACGCAGGGACTCCTCCTTCGATCAATCGATTTCAACATGGCTTCtaa
- the LOC103414409 gene encoding zinc finger protein JAGGED-like isoform X2 yields the protein MRPDEGNPLDLNNLPEDHFGRDGKQVADDSSSGSYRKKKSNAKDGKDESGKVYECRFCSLKFCKSQALGGHMNRHRQERETEQLNRARQLVFNNDNLAAPPHLGCCHPIPPGGYHHPAAAGNNIGGVDPTLPLRFPPRIFSGSSSNTLIPPPPVPAPQGGVQVQPPQPYLYPSASRPMSYPASSHYPHHQVNDYYVGHVLSNSTTGTPSYGNPNVNYGVAPAESTNYTCIGAPVGPGGGGGSGSGGGGKDGSLHVNQEEGLNWSRGYAGTPPSINRFQHGF from the exons AT GCGACCTGACGAAGGAAACCCACTAGACCTCAACAACTTGCCTGAGGATCATTTCGGCAGGGATGGCAAACAAGTTGCCGACGACAGCTCCTCCG GCAGctacagaaaaaagaaaagcaatgcaaaagatggaaaagacgAGAGCGGGAAGGTCTACGAGTGTAGGTTTTGCTCCCTCAAGTTCTGCAAATCTCAGGCCCTCGGGGGACACATGAACCGCCACCGTCAAG AAAGGGAGACAGAACAACTAAACCGGGCTCGTCAGTTGGTTTTCAATAACGATAACCTAGCCGCCCCTCCTCACCTAGG ATGCTGCCATCCGATTCCCCCAGGAGGGTATCATCATCCGGCTGCTGCAGGCAACAACATTGGTGGTGTTGATCCAACATTACCTCTCAGATTCCCACCAAGAATTTTTTCTGGTTCTTCATCAAACACCCTTATACCGCCGCCACCGGTACCGGCACCGCAGGGAGGCGTACAAGTACAACCGCCTCAACCCTACTTATATCCGTCTGCGTCGCGGCCCATGTCCTACCCTGCTTCTTCCCATTACCCTCATCATCAAGTCAATGACTATTACGTTGGACATGTTCTTAGCAACAGCACTACTGGCACTCCTTCATACGGCAACCCAAATGTAAACTACGGAGTGGCACCGGCGGAGTCCACCAACTACACTTGCATTGGGGCGCCTGTGGGACCAGGAGGCGGTGGAGGtagtggtagtggtggtggtggtaaagACGGATCGCTGCACGTGAATCAGGAAGAAGGATTGAATTGGAGCAGGGGCTACGCAGGGACTCCTCCTTCGATCAATCGATTTCAACATGGCTTCtaa
- the LOC103452278 gene encoding probable RNA-dependent RNA polymerase 1, with translation MVKTTIQLYGFSSVESPEAVKAFLEEYTGEGTVSDVKVRPPNDGKSRSSAIVEFTHAESAEIIILLADDRYRRLWYGDSYLKARKWKVDNIEYSMGLVKLHFGCLVSEDQFSVLWTAPDVQVKFGTEFKNIYFSFSYDSAAYKLEVFTESISQMELHIERDQLRKYLLIQLLGTPRIFKQTSANDWVREVDFTPSCCIGQSSAVCLELPYGSVLPNLRDNFLHYQETEGRFALEIGNPFSCNSDLVPIVGPPEGINLPYKILFKINSLVQHGRVPGQALDVTFYKLVDPSTIRIDYIECALDKLFRLKACCYDPVSWLSEQYRDYMSCTRIPETPAISLDDGMVYVHRVQVTPSKVYFCGPEVNLSNRVLRKYPQDIDNFLRVSFVDEDLGTIHSKDLCSRPRTSNTSAEEEGRTRVYERIFSTIRNGIVIGDKKFEFLAFSSSQLREHSVWMFASRSELSAQDIRNWMGDFRDIRNVAKYGARLGQAFSSSRETFNVDRDEIELIPDVKIERSGFKYCFSDGIGKISAEFAERVARKCGRSCTPSAFQIRRGGYKGVVAVDPTLAKNLALRESMCKYQSNNTALDVLKWSTYQPCFLNRQLITLLSTLGVPDHVFQRKQRQALNQLEGVLTDPSRAKEALETIFQGEVTDVLKEMLSCGYKPDAEPFLSLTLQAFCASKLMELRTKTRIFVSNGRSMMGCLDETGTLEYGQVFVQCSHRVISTGSAHSNTTSSEEKFVVDGNVVVARNPCLHPGDVRVLTAVDVAALHHMVDCVVFPQKGKRPHPDECSGGDLDGDFYFVSWDSDLIPPRKVRPMNYTPAPTIELDHDVTMEEVAESFTNYIVNDMLGIISNAHAVFADTEPQKAMSAQCIELAKHCSYAVDSPKTGVVVEVPRSLRAKKYPDFMEKVEKPTYESRRVIGKLFRQVKNVELGSHSHSGSIKSFTVEVAGKFYDPDMEVDGFEAYIDDAINCKREYDYKLGNLMDYYGIKTEADILTGNITSVSKFFNRRKDLETINYAVRSLKKEARTWFYAKQSDSSTDVDDVSTTKASAWYYVTYHPRYWGRCNKGMERDHFLSFPWCVFDKLIQIKREKTSTRNSFHMSDQSGVMLDKFRSMRFLL, from the exons ATGGTTAAGACTACAATTCAGTTGTATGGATTTTCCTCTGTCGAATCACCGGAAGCAGTGAAGGCGTTTCTGGAGGAATACACTGGAGAAGGAACTGTCTCTGACGTGAAGGTTCGTCCCCCAAATGATGGAAAATCAAGATCATCCGCCATAGTTGAGTTCACACATGCAGAATCTGCTGAAATAATAATCCTATTAGCTGATGATCGATATCGTCGCTTGTGGTACGGGGACTCTTACCTGAAAGCTAGGAAATGGAAGGTTGATAACATTGAATACAGCATGGGACTTGTAAAGCTGCACTTCGGATGCCTGGTTTCCGAGGACCAGTTTTCTGTTCTTTGGACAGCACCGGATGTTCAAGTCAAGTTTGGGACAGAATTTAAGAATATCTACTTCTCGTTCTCTTATGATTCTGCTGCATACAAGCTCGAGGTCTTCACGGAAAGTATTAGCCAGATGGAGCTCCATATCGAGCGTGATCAGCTTAGGAAGTATCTTCTAATCCAG TTACTTGGCACCCCTCGGATTTTTAAGCAAACATCTGCCAATGACTGGGTTCGAGAAGTTGACTTCACTCCATCGTGCTGCATTGGCCAATCTTCTGCTGTATGTTTGGAACTTCCATATGGTTCTGTGCTTCCAAATCTACGTGATAATTTTCTTCATTACCAAGAAACTGAAGGACGCTTCGCTTTGGAGATAGGCAACCCTTTCTCCTGTAATTCAGATCTTGTTCCTATTGTTGGTCCACCTGAAGGCATTAACTTGCCGTATAAAATCCTGTTCAAGATCAATTCCTTGGTTCAGCACGGACGTGTTCCAGGGCAAGCACTTGATGTCACTTTTTATAAGCTAGTTGATCCTAGCACAATAAGAATTGACTACATAGAGTGTGCCCTGGACAAATTATTTCGCTTGAAAGCGTGCTGCTATGATCCTGTGAGTTGGCTTAGTGAGCAGTACAGAGACTACATGTCGTGCACGCGAATTCCTGAAACACCTGCTATCTCCTTAGATGATGGAATGGTGTATGTGCACAGGGTTCAAGTCACACCATctaaagtttatttttgtggTCCGGAGGTAAATCTTTCCAACCGTGTTCTACGAAAATATCCTCAAGATATTGATAATTTTCTTCGTGTTTCTTTCGTGGATGAGGACTTGGGTACGATACATTCGAAAGATTTATGTTCCCGTCCGCGCACAAGTAACACTTCTGCAGAAGAGGAAGGGAGGACGAGAGTTTATGAAAGGATATTTTCTACTATAAGAAATGGCATTGTCATTGGTGACAAGAAGTTTGAGTTTCTTGCCTTTTCATCAAGTCAGTTACGCGAGCATTCAGTGTGGATGTTTGCGTCAAGAAGTGAGCTCAGCGCACAAGACATTAGAAATTGGATGGGGGACTTTAGAGACATCAGAAATGTGGCGAAATATGGTGCTAGGTTGGGCCAGGCTTTCAGCTCTTCCAGGGAGACTTTTAATGTCGATAGGGATGAAATCGAACTCATTCCTGATGTTAAAATCGAAAGGAGTGGATTCAAATATTGTTTCTCTGATGGAATTGGGAAGATATCTGCTGAATTTGCTGAAAGGGTGGCAAGAAAGTGCGGGAGAAGTTGTACTCCATCAGCGTTTCAAATTCGTAGAGGTGGCTATAAAGGTGTCGTGGCAGTAGATCCGACATTGGCAAAGAACTTGGCACTGAGGGAGAGCATGTGCAAGTACCAATCCAACAACACAGCACTTGATGTTCTAAAATGGAGCACGTACCAGCCTTGTTTCCTCAATCGTCAACTGATCACCCTTCTGTCCACCCTTGGAGTCCCGGATCATGTCTTTCAGAGGAAGCAAAGACAGGCTTTGAATCAACTGGAGGGCGTTTTAACTGACCCATCAAGAGCAAAAGAAGCACTCGAAACGATATTTCAAGGGGAGGTCACAGACGTTTTGAAGGAAATGCTGTCGTGTGGTTACAAGCCGGATGCAGAACCATTTCTGTCATTGACGCTACAAGCATTCTGCGCATCCAAGCTCATGGAACTGCGGACAAAAACAAGGATATTTGTTTCGAATGGAAGATCAATGATGGGATGTCTGGATGAAACTGGAACGTTGGAATATGGTCAGGTATTTGTGCAATGCTCTCACCGCGTGATTTCCACTGGCAGTGCTCACAGCAACACTACTTCGAGCGAAGAGAAGTTTGTTGTGGACGGGAATGTTGTAGTTGCTAGAAACCCTTGTTTACACCCGGGAGATGTTCGTGTTCTCACAGCCGTGGACGTGGCGGCATTGCACCACATGGTGGATTGTGTAGTTTTCCCGCAAAAAGGAAAGAG ACCGCATCCTGATGAATGCTCAGGAGGAGATTTAGATGGAGATTTTTACTTTGTTAGTTGGGACTCAGATCTAATTCCACCTCGGAAAGTTCGACCAATGAATTATACCCCTGCACCAACTATTGAATTGGATCACGACGTTACAATGGAG GAAGTTGCAGAGTCGTTTACAAACTACATAGTGAACGACATGCTGGGGATCATTTCAAATGCACATGCTGTCTTTGCAGACACAGAACCACAGAAGGCCATGAGTGCTCAATGTATAGAGCTCGCCAAGCACTGTTCCTATGCTGTCGACTCTCCAAAAACAGGCGTGGTAGTGGAAGTGCCGCGTAGTCTGCGTGCCAAAAAATATCCGGATTTCATGGAAAAGGTTGAGAAACCTACGTATGAGTCCAGACGTGTGATTGGGAAGCTTTTCCGACAGGTGAAAAATGTTGAGCTTGGATCGCATTCACATTCAGGCTCAATTAAATCCTTCACCGTGGAAGTGGCTGGGAAGTTCTATGATCCTGACATGGAGGTAGACGGATTCGAAGCTTACATCGATGATGCCATCAACTGCAAAAGGGAGTATGACTACAAGCTGGGAAACTTGATGGATTACTACGGCATCAAAACTGAAGCAGATATACTAACTGGGAACATCACCAGTGTGTCGAAATTTTTCAATAGGAGAAAGGACTTGGAGACCATTAATTACGCTGTAAGGTCACTTAAAAAGGAAGCTAGGACCTGGTTTTATGCGAAACAGTCAGATTCCAGCACCGATGTCGATGATGTATCCACAACAAAAGCGTCAGCAT